ACAGTGTTTGCAAAGCGCCGAGGGCGTCCCGGAGAAGGCGGCGCACTTGTCTGGGCAGGGCAGCGCGGCGCCGGCGGAGAAGGGGTACACGGCAGCCTGGCCAAAGGGCGTCAGGGGCGCGGCGGCCACCGGAGCGGCCAAGCCCTGGCCCTGGTTGAGGTAGGCCACGAGGCGCCGCATCTCATCCAGGGCCTGTGCCTGCATGAGGATGTAGTTCTTGGCGAGCAGCAGCGTGGCGATCTTGGAGAGCTTGCGCACCGACGGGCTGTGCGCGTAGGGGATGACGGCGCGCAGCCCGTCCAGCGCGTCGTTGAGGTCGTGCATGCGCCGCCGCTCCCGCGCATTGATGCTCAGCCGCAGCGAGCGCTGCTCCCGGggccgccgccgcccgtccgccgCGCCCCCGGGCCCGCGCCGTCGCCGCCGCTGCTCGAAGGCGTCATCCTCGTCGCCGCTCTGCTCGCCGCTGCTCTCGGCCGCCGCGGCCGGAGCTCGGGGAGCGGACGCCACGGGGAGGTCGCCgcccgggcccggcgcgccgtAGCCGCGGGCCGCCTCGGGCCCCCGGGCCGCCCCGTAGGCGAGGCCCACAGCCGCCGCCGCGTAGCCGTGGCTCAGCGCCAGGTACGCGTCCCCCGACAGCGACTTGAGCTCGGCCATGGCCGCGCCTCCGGGGCCCGAGGGCTCGCCGGGCAGGCAGGCGCTCATGCGGCCCGGCCCGAGCCGCCCCGGGGTCCGCGCGCGCGTTGGCCGCTGCCGCAGCCTGGGTACCGCTCCCGGCTGGCGCTTCCGTCCGGCAGTCGGTCGGTCGGTCGGTCCCGGGGCCTCCCCGCGCCGGGGCCTCTGGGTCCCGCCCCAGCCCCGCCTCCTGGTCGCCTCCCCCTCTCTCGTCTCTGTCCTCTCCCCccgaccccctcctccccacctctcgCTGCCGCGCGCAGGGCTGGGCTGCGGAGGGCTCTACCTTCTCCTCGCCCGTTCCTGCTTTAAGGTGCGGAGGCGCCCTCTGGGACTTCGCGGCCGTCCAATCAGAGGGAACTTGGTGACCGCCTCTTCCCGGAGCCCAGCTCCACCGGCGGCGCAGACCGATGGTCAGGGGTGGGGCGCCGCCGGGATGGAAGGAGCTGGAGGTCTGGTTGGAGACGGCTGTGGAAGCCGCGGGACCCGGGAGAGCTGTTCCTGCTTCCCGGCGTCTCGAGCTTCTGCCTCCTGCCACCCCTGGGGGTTGCCGTCACTGTGCGCCCCCGTCGCTCGTGGGCACCCGCCTCAGGCCGCCTTGTCCTCGTCTTCGGTACCATTTGCAGGAGCCACCTCCGGCGCCGCGCAGGCAGGTATCGGAGCAGGGAGCGCGCAGCCCACCGCGGACGCCTGACCCGCCGAGGCCGGAGGAGGTGCGGAGCGCACGCCCGGGGCGCTCGGTGGGCGCCCTCCAGGAGCGGCCTCACAGCTGGGTAACCCGCGGGGAAAAGGGCGCGCTCCGAACGCCCCGAGGCTCGGCTGGGCTGGGCCTTCCCCACAGCTGGCCCTCTCGTGGGTGTCCAGCCCCCGCCGCGCCGTTTCCGGGGATAAGTGCGTCCTGGAGATGTTTCCACGCTCCCTCAAGTCTTAGTGATTTGAGGCGGGGATCGGAGACTTAAGGACAAAAACCTCTTGTTTAGGCAAAACCTTGTTTCAATTCTCTGCTATTTCCAGTGAAAGGTTTTTTCCATGGTTTGCCCTACCATAGAGGAggaattttctcagttttctattTGGGGGCGGGGGCGAGGGCTCCACCATGAAGTTGGGGAGCATGGCAGCTCTGCTGGAGAAAGCAGATGGGGGCTGCGCCGGCGAGaggctggggcgggggcgggtccTCTGTCCTGGCCTGAGTCTCATCCAAGAAACCCCTCCAGGGATGGCTGTGGTGCCCCCAGGGGGACGTCAGACCAGGGGTGTCGCCTGAGCACCTGCGGGGCCCCGGGATGCACGATGCCCGGTTCCGCAATTTCCCCGCCAGCCTGGGCCGGGGAGGGTGTGGGGGCTGGTCCTTGGGCGCAGCTCGCCTCAGGGTGCGCGCTGGCCGAGCTGGGGCTGCCAGCCAGGAGAGTCCCCGTGGCTGGGAGGTTGGGGGCAAGGATTCAGGCCAGACCTGTCGGAAGGTTTGGGAGGGGTGGGGTAATGATGGAGTTTCTAATACAGGTTGAAAAACCCCAGGAGGGTAGGAAGCTGAGAGCAGCCTGGTTCCTTTTTCAAACCTGGGTCCCGGTTTTGTGCACGGCCAGCGCAGCGCCACCTGACCTTTCTCCACATTCTAAGTGCAGGGAGCGCACACTGGCTGCAGGGCTTCGGCGGAGTTTCCAGAGGTGCCTCCTCCTCGCGGATTGAGCCCCATCTGGGGGAATCCTGCCAGCCGTGGGGCTCACCTTTTCAATCTTTCCAATGAGAGATGAAGGACCCCAGACTTTCTCCAGGTGGGAAGGTGCCTGGAGGTCTTGTGGAGTTGGCGGGTGGTGGTTGCTTCCCACTCAGTCAAGAGATGGTGTCCCCCTGGCCTCCAGCTCAGTACTGCCTGGGAACCACTCACCAggccctgctgtgtgaccttgacagagtagcttaacctctctgttctccAGGTTTCCCAGGGAGAGGAGTAACAGAGATGATCTCGGTGTTGTCGAGTGCTCGGGGAACGCGAGCAGGTGCAGGTGCTCTTGTGCAGCGAATGGCTGAGAGCTGTGTGCGCTCTGGAAGGTTCTGGAAATCCAGCAGTGATGGGGATCCTGGCTCTCAAGGGCTTCCATGCTGGGTGGGAGGAGACAGGCACAAACACATGGGTCATCAGTCGCGGGAAACACCAGAGTCGCTGTGCTCTGGGCCCTGCGGATGGATGAGGGGAGGGGGGCCTGTCCCGTCTGGGGCTGAAGGTGGGCTCAGGGACAAGAAGGGTCTGGGGGGGGGCTCTCCAAGGAGCCCCTGCACTGCCTCCTGGGCTGAGGTCAGGCACGGGCAGGGCGGTGGGGACAGCTCAGCATGGACAGGCCGCCATGGTGTTTGGGCCATGGTCTGAAGGGTGAGTGGGTGTCAGGCCAAgcacctggggtgggggagcaccctggggggcagggggcttaCAGGCTGTTGGAAGGGGCGTGGCACATTGGAGGGGGCAgcagggggccagggtggggCCCAGAGACCAAGGGGCGGCCAGTCTGGTGGGGAGTTCGGTCTTTGCTGGGAGGGCTGAGGCCGCCACCGTAGGAGCTCAAGGAAGCGTTTTCTGCAGATCACTGCTCCCGCTGTGGTCAGGGGGTTTGGGGCACTTCCTCCTGGCTGTCCCTCCAGGCCTGGCAGAGCTGCCAGAGGTGACAGGGGACGTGGAGAGAGGTGGGCCAGCTCCACTGTTACCCCCGCGGCCGACACGAGCGGTGTGGCCTGATGGGGGCCAATGACCTCCTACCTCTGGGACTCAGGGCTGGAGGGCGGGAGGGTTGAGGGGGCAGGTGTGCTGTGGACAGATTGAGTGTGAGGGCGTTTGAACCACCCAAGGGGTGTCTGGCAGGCCCTCACGGGGACATGGAAACGTCGTCAGAGCATTCAGTAATTGAAGCCACAGGCACCCAGGATATTGGCTTTCAGAAGAGGGGCTGGAGTAGAGCCCCTGCTGTGGCTGCAGGTCAGCATCGCTGGGAGATTAAATTAAATCCGACGTTGGGCCCGGGCCAGAGGGGTCTGACAGTGTCAGTCTGGGGTCCAGCCTGGCCTTTGGGATGTCTACACTCCAGTCCGGGAAGCGAGGGCTCTGGGCCAGTTTCTGAACTTCAGCAGCTCAGAGAAGGgctggaggcggggtggggggcgcgggCCTTCCTCTGGGGTCCCAGACCCTCAAGCAGCCTCCCCGGAGGGCCCAATCCGGGCGATGCTCGGCCGCAAATCTTGAAAGCGCCGGGAGAGGCATGGTTTTTGGTCAGACGCTGCCCCCTGCTGGCCACCTGGGAGATTGCGCTCCACCCGCTGGCCCTGCTGGTTAATACTCGTTCTCAGGCCCTCCCGGACCCTGTCCACACAAGCCTCACCTCCTGTCCACAACGGGGAGAGCGGGGCACAGCGAGAAGCCCCCCTCCCTGAATTCGGAGGCGGGGGCTCCAGAGGCCAGCGCTTCACCAGAATCAGGTAAAAGACAAGGCACTCAAGCATGGCTGCTGGACGCAGACCCACTGGCCTCTTTGGGGGCCACGCCAGCCTTGGGGTGGAAGATGCCGCTTTCCACACCTGGGCATGAGAACCCCGCTCAACTTCCCGCCGCCTGTTCAGAGGGTATTCCTCATTCCTTGTATAATTTCTGATGTTTCAACAGTTTCATTGCAGTCGTCACTGACACGCAGCTTGCTTTAACGTTAAGAAGGCCCGTGGCcattcctgggctggaagacaccCAAGGAATATTGATTTCAAACCTCTTCAtgtttttattggttttgttttgcagcCCCACACTTGCTTTtgggttgtgattttttttctgcgCTATTTCCTAAGCGCAGAAGGCTAAACACGGTCGTGGCCCTTTGCTGTTTGGTGTGGACGTTCCTCCGGGGGGAGGTCTCCGGGGGGAGGTCTCCGGGGGGAGGCCGAGGGCAGCAGGTTGGGGCAGCCAAGACAGCCTCGGGCCTCACCAGGCAGGGAAGAGGCTCAACGGAGGCTCCTTTGGGGCAGCCTTGGTCCTGCGTCTCAGCTGAGACTCCGCCCCTGCCCCCATTGTTTCCATGGGTCTCTGGTGATGGAGCGCCAGTCCCGAGGCTCATTTTAGGGGCTTGTGTCTCCGTGTACCTCTCACCAAGTGCCTCTGGGTAGCACTTGGTAATTGTCCTTTAAGTCCCCCGAGCTGCGCCTCAGAACCTCTGGTTGGCAGCTCTGGCCTCTGACCGTCTGCAGTCTCCATGTCCCCCTGGGGGGAAGGTAAAGATGGCCCCCAATCCACTTACAAGAACCTGTTTTTGTTCAAGTTGTTTTTAGAAACCCCACAAAACCACCACCTCCTGCATTTTGACAGGACTTGACAGTTTACaaagccctccctcccccctcccttattccccccaccccactagCGGACACCGTGCCAGGTTAGTCCAGGGtgatgaaaagaaattttttaaaaaaacccagctttactgagatataatttgcgTACTATACATTTCCCCCCACTTCAAGTTTAAGATTCAAGGTTTTTAGTTTATTCACAGTGTCATTCACAGTGTCCATCATGACAGTCTATTCCAGGGCACGTTCGTCATCCCCAAAAGACTCGTATCCATTACCTATCACTCCCGTTCCTCCCTTTGCAAATGAAGCCCATGGCAACCAGCAgtgtgctttctgtctctatggatttgcctgctCTGGACGTTTCGTGTAAATGGACTCATACgctatgtggccttttgtgactggcttctctcactgagcatgtttccaggtccatccacattgcagGAGAGGAGGTTTTAACGCCATATGAGCTGCGGGCTTGTGGCCTCTGGGTGGGGTATAGAGGAGACAGTCTCCTGGTACTGACCGTCTCCCGGGAGTTGCTCAAGACTCAGATCACGTCCCACCAACTGGATCTTCAGATCGCCTCAGAGGTGGCCCTGCCGGGCGTGCAGGGGGGATGCCCAGAACGCGTCAGCCTGAATTTATCTCCCCAAACAGACGCCTTGGTTAGTGGCACAACGTTGACCTGGAGTAATAAAAAGAGAGCTACTGAGTCCGCGCGAAAACTCGGGGAGGAAGCAGGGGGCCCCCGGGGTTCTGACGCAGGTGGCTTCAGCTCTGACCTTCCTTGCGTGTTCTCTGCCCCCTTTTCTCCATCAGTACATAGATTCCCGGCTGACCTGATCTCCTTCCACTTAAGATGCCTGGTAGCTCCCAGTCACCGGCAGGATAGAGCCCTGCTCCTTGGGGCATTCCAGGTCCTGCCCATCCCCACGCGTGAGCCACATCCCGTGTTGCCCCCGGCACCAGCCAGGTGGGCTACGCTGGCGCCAGTGATGTGGGATGTTTCTGGTTTCTGTACTTTGACTTTGGCCATCTGCCCACCTGGAACACCCCTGCCCATTCCACAGGGCTGAACGCACCTCTCTTCCCGGAAGCCCTCCTGACGCCCTCCCCCAGCTGGACAAGATACGCCTCCACCATGGTTTATTAGGAGCAACAAGCTTGGCCAAAAGCCTCGTGACATTCAGTCCAGGCTCATGAACACTGCCTGCTTCTCCAGGTTCAGACCCGGAGCCTTTGAATTCCTCTGAAGCAGCGTCTGTTAGAAGATTTTCTCACAGGAAAGCTAGTCTACGTTTTGTAAGTACATCTCGGGTGAGATATCCAGATGTATAAATACTTTTTGATTTTGCTTtcttgttgatttctaatcttatctCATCGTGGTCAGTGAACATGGCTCATACATAATAGGGGATGGGAATTTTATTGGGCATagttgaaattttatatatatatattcaatcaaGCATACTGTGTTGTTCaaattctttgtgtgtgtgtgtgtatttgtctgATAGATGCTGAAAGAGCCGTGATAAAGTCTTTTACTGTGCTATTGAATATATCAGACAAAAATTGACAGATGGCGAGGAAAAACTGACACCACCCATAAAGCCCTTCTACTGGGCACGTTAAGATTCATCTGAAAAATTTGTTCCCCAAAGACATTAATACGgttacttattttctttgttcaaaCTTGGTTTAGAGTCAGCGTATGGTCAATCAAAGatttttatacactttttttaaaagagtagatttatttatttatttaggctgcgccgggtcttagttgtggcatgtggactcttagttgcggcatgcatgcgggatctagttccccgaccagggatcgaacccgggccccctgcattgggagctcagagtattacccactggacccccagggaagtccctaaagagtAGTTTTAAAGTTTACAGAAGAATGGATGGGAAAGTACACAGTTCCCAcacaccccttcccccaccccaccctcagtgtcccttattattaacatcttgcactGGTTGCTacgtttgttacaactgatgaaccaacAGATACATCATTATTACCTAAAATCCATAGTCTACGTTACGGTTCACCCTTTGTGTTGTACTCTACAGGTTTTTACAAAggtataatgacatgtgtccaccatacagaatagtttcatggCCCTAAAAATCTCCTGTTCCCCACCTGTTTCTCCCTCACCCCAAGCCTCTGTGACTTATCTGCTCaatttttgtaaacttttttggGGAGTGTGGTgttctttataaattaatttgcttggggtttccctggtggcacagtggttaagactccgcgctcccaatgcagggggcctgggttcggtccctggttggggaactagatcccacatgccgcaactaaaaaatcCCCCGTGCCACAATGAAGctcccgcgtgcctcaactaagatgCGGcccagccaaaataaacaaatattaaacaaattaatGTGATCAGATGTATTGAGTGCACTGTTAACAATGTCCACATACTTACAAATATCGTCTGTTTCTTCTGTTAGCGGTTGGCACTTGTGAGTGaagttgctatgaacatctgCGTGCTTTCTAGCTGGTGCCACAGGAGCACGGAGGACCGGGAGGGGCTGCTGTGGACAAGACACCGTGTGTTGCACAAATCTGAAGAAATGGATAAGTTCCGAGAGACACACAACCTGCCGGCACTGAATTATGAACAAACAGAAACTCTGAGCAAACCAGTCAccagtaaggagattgaatcagtaattaaaaccCTCCCAACACGGAAGAGCCCAGGCCCATGGTTTCTcgggtgaattttaccaaacatttaaagaggaatTAACACGACTTCTCAAAATCTTACAAAaacttgaagaggaaggaacacttccaaactcactttACGAGGCCAGCATTGCCCtggtaccaaagccagacaaggacagGAGAGAAGAAAGTCACAGGCCAGGACTCCTGATgggaaataaacaaaatgcagagGCCTCCCGCAGGCCCGTGTCCCTCCCCGCGCCCCTGTGCGCCAGCTTAGCTGTGCTGGGCCTCGCCCACCCGCCCAGGCCTCCCTGAGGTCCCCGAGGGGCCCTGAGCCCCTGCTGAGCACTTAATAGGTGTGGGTGTGAGTGGCGGGCTCTGCGTGGGCAGGGGGGCTGCCCAGGGGAGGTCTCGTGGTGCCGGCTAGGGGACAGCTTGGGTGCCCAGGGCAagacccctgcccccacccagctcCTCTGACTTGGGGAGGGCGGAGGAGGGCCGCCCCTTAGGGGCCATCTGCCTCCTGGCCTCCAGGGGGCAGCAAGGCCCTGGGTTTGTGTGGCCGAGTCCGGGGGAGGTTTGGGGGCAGCAGGATGCTGGTGTCCGAGTGTGGCCTTGGGTGCCCTTGGGCCAGACCTCAGGCCCTGGACCCTCTGGAGTAATGGGGGTGTAGCCAGGAGGGCGGCCAGTGCTGGGCTCTGCACAGTGGCTCAGAAGGGGGGGACGGGTGCCTGCTGTCCCCACCtctgacccccagccccaccgTCCTGCTCTGGAGGCAGCAGCCTCGGGtcagggtgagctctggagggGGTGCTGCGGGCACCAGCAGCAGGTCTGGGCACCACTGAGCTGGGAGGGCAGTGGAGCGGGCTGGGGGCGGGCGTTTGTGCGATGCCTGCCTGG
This portion of the Pseudorca crassidens isolate mPseCra1 chromosome 15, mPseCra1.hap1, whole genome shotgun sequence genome encodes:
- the BHLHE23 gene encoding class E basic helix-loop-helix protein 23; the encoded protein is MSACLPGEPSGPGGAAMAELKSLSGDAYLALSHGYAAAAVGLAYGAARGPEAARGYGAPGPGGDLPVASAPRAPAAAAESSGEQSGDEDDAFEQRRRRRGPGGAADGRRRPREQRSLRLSINARERRRMHDLNDALDGLRAVIPYAHSPSVRKLSKIATLLLAKNYILMQAQALDEMRRLVAYLNQGQGLAAPVAAAPLTPFGQAAVYPFSAGAALPCPDKCAAFSGTPSALCKHCNGKP